A window of the Gemmatimonadaceae bacterium genome harbors these coding sequences:
- a CDS encoding sigma-70 family RNA polymerase sigma factor, whose amino-acid sequence MESDAMLVARARDGDVAAFDRLARKHYRTAFSVALAVMRHDADAEDVCHDAFVLAAERLAQCRDPERFARWLCMIVRNRARNARARAIVRHAFSLDHGTAASADDPHRDLELSELRKRLLGALATLPRVQREVVLLHDLQGLRHDEIASIVGTSAGMSRQHLFKARKRLRAQLGGDDRGDSMKREST is encoded by the coding sequence ATGGAGAGCGACGCGATGCTCGTCGCGCGCGCCCGCGACGGCGACGTCGCGGCGTTCGATCGTCTCGCGCGGAAGCATTATCGGACGGCGTTCTCGGTCGCGCTCGCCGTCATGCGCCACGACGCCGACGCGGAGGACGTCTGTCACGACGCGTTCGTGCTCGCGGCCGAGCGACTGGCGCAGTGTCGAGATCCCGAACGGTTTGCGCGTTGGCTGTGCATGATCGTGCGGAATCGGGCGCGCAACGCGCGGGCCAGAGCGATCGTGCGACACGCATTCTCGCTGGACCATGGCACGGCGGCGAGCGCAGACGATCCGCATCGAGATCTCGAGTTGTCGGAGCTGCGGAAGCGCTTGCTGGGGGCGCTCGCGACGTTGCCACGCGTACAGCGCGAGGTCGTGCTGCTGCACGATCTCCAGGGGTTGCGACACGACGAGATCGCGTCGATCGTGGGTACGTCGGCCGGCATGTCGAGGCAGCATCTCTTCAAGGCACGAAAGCGGTTGCGGGCGCAGCTCGGTGGCGACGATCGAGGAGATAGCATGAAACGGGAGAGCACATGA
- a CDS encoding DUF5700 domain-containing putative Zn-dependent protease, translating into MSLLIGRFPSARRAACIFLPAAALGSASACRAPIRSRSPQPLTTTVQLVADESEASVAIIEHHAHAEPVEPSEWRALFNSAGYRALVARDSTFGSPRDDSAFARFLMRDSLAARVRDLSEQVRAMAHLDVTRAAQQALSYAPPNARIVATIFPVVKPQSNSFVFGPDTAPQLFLFVNVDETSAHFFNRLTHELHHVALNTACAADPAPTLAEPVHALVRNLGGFGEGLAMLAAAGSPNVDANAESDAATRARWDAGVRAYPRQFAQIEKMVRDVVEGRIATRDSVRALAQTFYGAQGPWYVVGWKMAATIEQVFGRQTLIAAMCDPRRLMAAYNRAAALASTSLPRWDPQLLAALRTPE; encoded by the coding sequence ATGTCACTTCTCATCGGTCGTTTTCCGTCTGCGCGCCGCGCCGCGTGCATTTTCCTGCCGGCCGCGGCGCTTGGCTCGGCAAGCGCGTGCCGCGCGCCCATACGATCCCGCTCTCCGCAACCGCTGACAACGACCGTACAACTGGTCGCTGACGAATCGGAAGCGAGTGTTGCGATCATCGAGCATCATGCGCACGCCGAACCGGTCGAACCGAGCGAGTGGCGCGCCCTGTTCAACAGCGCGGGCTACCGCGCTCTCGTCGCGCGCGACTCGACCTTCGGCTCGCCGCGCGACGATTCCGCCTTCGCTCGCTTTCTCATGCGCGATTCACTCGCGGCGCGTGTCCGTGATCTGTCGGAGCAGGTACGTGCCATGGCGCACCTGGACGTCACGCGAGCCGCGCAACAGGCGCTGAGTTATGCGCCGCCGAACGCGCGGATCGTCGCGACCATTTTCCCCGTGGTGAAGCCGCAATCAAACAGCTTCGTGTTTGGACCGGACACCGCGCCGCAACTCTTTCTGTTCGTCAACGTCGACGAGACATCGGCTCACTTCTTCAACCGGCTCACGCACGAGCTGCATCACGTCGCTCTCAACACGGCGTGCGCGGCAGATCCCGCGCCCACGCTGGCCGAGCCCGTCCACGCGTTGGTGCGCAACCTTGGCGGTTTCGGTGAGGGACTCGCGATGCTGGCCGCCGCGGGATCTCCGAATGTCGATGCGAACGCGGAAAGCGACGCCGCCACGCGAGCGCGGTGGGACGCCGGCGTGCGCGCCTATCCACGGCAGTTCGCGCAGATCGAGAAGATGGTTCGCGACGTTGTCGAGGGACGGATCGCGACGCGTGATTCGGTGCGAGCCCTGGCGCAGACGTTCTACGGTGCGCAAGGACCGTGGTACGTTGTTGGATGGAAAATGGCGGCGACGATCGAGCAAGTGTTCGGGCGTCAGACCCTGATCGCCGCAATGTGCGACCCGCGGCGGCTCATGGCCGCGTACAATCGTGCGGCTGCGCTGGCCAGTACTTCGCTGCCCCGGTGGGATCCGCAATTGCTTGCCGCATTGCGGACCCCCGAATGA